The Candidatus Nezhaarchaeota archaeon genome has a window encoding:
- a CDS encoding class I SAM-dependent methyltransferase family protein, translating to MSASESSTMEVERKAAKVPLEVGEEVRRSLSIKGLLDKELCVERSGNFLLLPLKPIVEAEAIKDELRVEVVKWRFKKTYRRPRNLVEALQDKLPPYKLACLPRSFDLIGDIALIELPPELEKEGELIAKGIMSVHPRVRAVYAKMEHTKGIFRVRPLKLLVGIDNPVTIHKENGCLFKVDLSSAYFSPRLSTERLRIVKQVNSLEVVADLFAGVGPYAIQIAKLRGAKVYAVDINPRAIELLRENIKANRVDDRVEVIHGDARRAAESLLKRRVDRVIMHHPSEAINFLEAGSVSLKSSGGVIHVYSFAGSTEEVEREVCERLSKYWKLVKVLHKRLVRQVSPRRWEAVVDVEVAKPIVEEIVI from the coding sequence ATGAGCGCTAGTGAGAGCTCCACTATGGAGGTAGAGAGGAAGGCAGCTAAAGTACCTTTAGAAGTAGGCGAAGAAGTTAGACGCTCCTTGTCGATAAAAGGGCTCCTTGACAAAGAGCTATGCGTTGAGCGTAGTGGTAATTTCTTGCTATTACCTCTAAAACCAATAGTCGAGGCTGAGGCTATTAAAGATGAACTACGTGTTGAAGTTGTGAAATGGAGGTTCAAGAAGACGTATCGAAGGCCGAGGAATCTCGTAGAGGCTCTGCAAGACAAACTACCTCCATATAAACTAGCGTGTCTCCCTAGGTCCTTTGATTTAATTGGCGATATAGCGCTCATTGAGCTTCCCCCTGAGCTTGAAAAGGAGGGGGAGCTAATAGCCAAGGGCATAATGTCAGTCCACCCTAGAGTTAGAGCTGTGTACGCTAAGATGGAGCACACTAAGGGGATCTTTAGAGTTAGGCCATTGAAGCTGCTCGTTGGCATTGATAACCCGGTGACTATTCATAAGGAAAACGGCTGCTTATTCAAGGTGGACCTATCCTCAGCATACTTCAGCCCGAGACTCTCCACTGAGAGATTGAGGATAGTCAAACAGGTAAATAGCCTAGAAGTGGTAGCGGACCTTTTTGCTGGTGTAGGGCCATACGCGATTCAGATAGCTAAGCTAAGGGGGGCTAAGGTTTATGCCGTTGACATAAATCCAAGAGCTATTGAGCTGCTGCGTGAAAACATCAAGGCAAATAGGGTCGACGATAGGGTTGAGGTAATTCACGGAGATGCCAGGAGGGCCGCGGAGAGCCTACTTAAGAGGAGGGTTGATAGAGTCATCATGCACCACCCCTCAGAGGCCATTAATTTCTTAGAGGCTGGTAGCGTTTCGTTAAAGAGCTCAGGAGGAGTAATCCACGTATACTCCTTCGCCGGCTCAACTGAAGAAGTAGAGAGGGAAGTTTGCGAGCGCCTGTCTAAGTATTGGAAGCTAGTTAAAGTCCTACATAAGAGGTTGGTTAGGCAGGTGTCACCTAGAAGATGGGAGGCAGTAGTGGACGTTGAAGTGGCTAAGCCCATTGTAGAGGAGATAGTGATTTAA
- a CDS encoding DNA-directed RNA polymerase subunit H has protein sequence MSANKEAEGREVAKKVNILEHELVPKHEILPPEEARELLRKYGVKPEMLPWIRSSDPIVKIIGAKPGDIVKITRRSRTAGVFIAYRFVVP, from the coding sequence ATGAGTGCTAATAAGGAAGCAGAGGGACGTGAGGTAGCTAAAAAGGTCAACATACTTGAGCATGAGCTAGTCCCCAAGCATGAAATCCTACCACCCGAGGAGGCTCGCGAGCTGCTAAGGAAGTACGGAGTTAAGCCAGAAATGCTGCCCTGGATTAGAAGCAGCGATCCCATAGTAAAGATCATAGGGGCAAAGCCTGGAGACATAGTGAAGATTACTAGGCGAAGCAGAACTGCTGGTGTCTTTATAGCTTACAGATTCGTGGTACCGTGA